From Candidatus Atelocyanobacterium thalassa isolate ALOHA, a single genomic window includes:
- the uvrA gene encoding excinuclease ABC subunit UvrA, producing MADLDNIRIRGARQHNLKNINLELPRNKLIVFTGVSGSGKSSLAFDTIFAEGQRRYVESLSTYARQFLGQLDKPEVDTIEGLSPAISIDQKSTSHNPRSTVGTVTEIYDYLRLLFGRAGTPYCPICGHSISPQTIDQMCDRIMELPENTRFQILSPVARRKKGTHKQLLSNLASQGFVRVRVNGEIKEITDNIQLNKNQYHNIEIVVDRLIKKEGIEERLTDSLRTCLFNSEGLALITINTEKVIQEEKIAIKLPSELMFSENFSCPKHGTVMEELSPRLFSFNSPYGACPDCHGLGSLRKFSPELIIPNPYSPLYAAIAPWSEKNNSYYLSLLYSIGKSCGFDIQTPWNELTKEQQDFVLYGSDEPIWLEEDSRFNNRKGYYYNFKGVLAILERNYSEISSENMKQKMEKYIIEQTCKSCSGKRLKPEVLSVKLGQYNINELTSVSIDKCLKKIEQLELTQKQKIIGEIALKEIKNRLQFLLDVGLNYLTLDRGTATLSGGEAQRIRLATQIGSGLTGVLYVLDEPSIGLHQRDNERLLKTLQNLRDLGNTLIVVEHDEETIRIADHIVDIGPLAGIHGGIITSQGNLEALLNSKNSLTADYLSGRRIIKKREKRRSGNGAILQLKNCHANNLKNLNVSIPLGKLVTITGVSGSGKSTLIKRLLYPALQNHLTKKIPFPKYLSEVKGLELIDKVIIIDQSPIGRTPRSNPVTYTGIFDSIRELFSQTIEAKARGYKPGQFSFNVKGGRCENCGGQGVNMIEMNFLPDVYVQCEVCKGARYNRETLQVKYKGYTISDILNVTIEEGLQIFENIPRVINKLQTLVDVGLGYLKLGQSAPTLSGGEAQRVKLASELSRRATGKTLYLIDEPTTGLSFYDIHHLLNILQRLVDKGNSIVVIEHNLDVIKCSDWIIDLGPEGGDEGGNIIAAGTPEAIAQNLQSYTGKYLKNILD from the coding sequence ATGGCTGATTTAGATAACATTCGTATTCGTGGCGCTAGACAACATAACTTAAAAAATATCAATCTTGAACTTCCACGTAATAAATTAATTGTTTTTACTGGAGTATCAGGTTCAGGAAAATCTTCTCTAGCATTTGATACTATTTTTGCTGAGGGACAAAGACGTTATGTAGAGTCTTTAAGTACTTATGCTAGGCAATTTTTGGGTCAATTAGATAAACCAGAAGTTGATACAATTGAAGGACTGAGTCCTGCTATCTCTATTGATCAAAAATCGACTTCTCATAATCCTCGCTCAACTGTAGGTACAGTAACAGAGATTTATGATTATTTGAGACTATTGTTTGGTCGAGCTGGTACACCATACTGTCCTATATGTGGTCATAGCATTTCTCCTCAAACTATCGACCAGATGTGCGATCGCATAATGGAATTACCAGAAAATACAAGGTTTCAGATTTTATCACCTGTAGCAAGGAGAAAAAAAGGAACTCATAAACAGTTATTATCTAACCTAGCCTCTCAAGGATTCGTAAGAGTAAGAGTTAATGGAGAAATCAAAGAAATTACAGATAATATTCAACTCAATAAAAATCAATACCATAACATTGAAATTGTTGTTGATCGTCTAATTAAAAAGGAAGGTATAGAAGAAAGATTAACTGATTCTTTGAGGACTTGCTTGTTTAACTCTGAAGGATTAGCATTAATCACTATTAATACAGAAAAAGTTATACAAGAAGAAAAAATAGCTATCAAATTGCCCTCTGAATTAATGTTTTCTGAAAACTTCTCTTGTCCTAAACATGGGACAGTAATGGAAGAACTATCTCCTCGATTATTTTCTTTCAATTCCCCTTATGGTGCTTGTCCTGATTGTCATGGCCTAGGAAGTTTACGTAAATTCTCTCCAGAATTAATTATTCCTAATCCTTATTCTCCACTATATGCAGCTATTGCTCCTTGGTCAGAAAAAAACAATTCTTATTATTTATCTCTACTTTATAGTATTGGTAAAAGTTGCGGCTTTGATATTCAGACTCCTTGGAATGAATTAACTAAGGAACAACAAGATTTTGTGTTATACGGTAGTGATGAGCCTATATGGCTTGAAGAAGATTCTCGATTTAATAACCGTAAAGGATACTACTATAATTTTAAAGGAGTTTTAGCAATTTTAGAACGTAATTATAGCGAAATTAGTTCTGAAAATATGAAACAAAAAATGGAAAAGTATATTATTGAACAAACTTGTAAATCTTGCTCAGGTAAACGGTTAAAACCAGAAGTACTATCTGTTAAATTGGGACAATACAATATTAATGAATTAACCAGTGTTTCTATTGATAAATGTTTGAAAAAAATCGAACAATTAGAGCTAACCCAAAAACAGAAGATAATTGGTGAGATAGCGTTGAAAGAAATTAAAAATCGATTACAGTTTCTTTTAGATGTTGGCTTAAATTATTTAACTTTAGATAGAGGAACAGCTACCTTATCGGGAGGAGAAGCACAAAGAATTCGTTTAGCGACACAAATTGGTTCAGGATTAACAGGGGTTTTGTATGTATTAGATGAACCAAGTATCGGATTACATCAACGAGATAATGAACGTCTTTTAAAAACTTTACAGAACCTCAGGGATTTAGGAAATACTCTAATAGTTGTTGAACATGACGAAGAAACTATTAGAATAGCTGATCATATAGTTGACATAGGTCCTCTAGCAGGAATACATGGAGGAATAATAACTTCTCAAGGAAACCTAGAAGCATTGCTAAATTCAAAAAACTCTCTTACGGCAGACTACTTGTCTGGCAGGAGAATAATTAAAAAACGAGAAAAAAGACGCTCAGGTAATGGAGCTATCTTACAGTTGAAAAACTGTCATGCTAACAATTTGAAAAATCTCAATGTATCAATTCCATTAGGTAAATTAGTTACTATTACAGGAGTGTCTGGTTCGGGAAAATCTACTCTAATTAAAAGACTTTTATATCCTGCATTACAAAATCATTTAACTAAAAAAATTCCTTTTCCAAAATATCTTTCTGAAGTTAAAGGTCTTGAACTGATTGACAAAGTAATTATTATAGATCAATCTCCTATTGGTCGAACTCCTCGTTCAAATCCTGTTACCTATACTGGTATCTTTGATAGTATACGAGAACTTTTTTCTCAAACCATAGAAGCAAAAGCAAGAGGCTATAAACCAGGACAGTTCTCTTTTAATGTAAAGGGTGGGAGATGTGAAAATTGTGGAGGACAAGGAGTCAATATGATAGAAATGAATTTTTTACCGGATGTATATGTTCAATGTGAAGTTTGCAAAGGAGCAAGATATAATAGAGAGACCCTACAAGTTAAATATAAAGGATATACAATTTCTGATATTTTAAATGTAACTATTGAAGAAGGATTGCAAATTTTTGAAAACATTCCTAGAGTTATAAATAAATTGCAGACTTTAGTCGATGTAGGATTAGGATATTTAAAACTAGGACAATCAGCGCCAACATTGTCAGGAGGCGAAGCACAACGAGTTAAACTAGCTTCAGAGCTATCTCGTAGGGCGACAGGTAAAACTTTATATCTTATTGATGAACCTACTACTGGTTTATCTTTCTATGATATTCATCATTTGTTAAATATTCTACAAAGACTAGTTGATAAAGGAAATTCAATTGTAGTTATTGAACATAACTTAGATGTAATCAAATGTTCAGATTGGATAATTGATCTTGGTCCAGAAGGCGGTGATGAAGGAGGAAATATTATTGCGGCTGGAACTCCAGAAGCAATTGCTCAAAATCTTCAATCTTATACAGGAAAATATTTAAAAAATATCTTAGACTAA
- the cmk gene encoding (d)CMP kinase gives MSTQKFSKLIVAIDGPAGAGKSTVTKKVAKALHLTYLDTGAMYRAITWLVLKSRIALEDEKAIAELIKTVTLCLIDDFKQETSQILINGENVTKNIRTLEVTQSVSLISAQVAVRNKLVRHQREIGCSRGVVAEGRDIGTNVFPDADIKIFLTASVEERAKRRLIDYESQKLENISIHELKKDIKARDYQDSYRKIAPLCKATDAIELNTDGLTVEEVTSQIILICKSYVE, from the coding sequence ATGTCTACTCAAAAATTTTCTAAGCTTATTGTAGCTATTGATGGCCCAGCAGGGGCTGGTAAATCAACTGTGACTAAAAAGGTAGCTAAAGCACTTCACTTAACTTATTTGGATACAGGAGCAATGTATCGAGCAATTACCTGGTTGGTCTTAAAATCAAGAATTGCACTAGAAGATGAAAAAGCAATAGCAGAGTTAATTAAAACAGTAACTTTGTGTTTGATAGATGATTTTAAACAAGAAACATCTCAAATTTTGATTAATGGAGAGAATGTAACTAAAAATATAAGAACATTAGAAGTAACTCAATCAGTTTCTCTAATTTCAGCTCAAGTTGCAGTAAGAAATAAATTAGTAAGACATCAGAGAGAGATAGGTTGTTCCAGGGGTGTTGTTGCTGAGGGAAGGGATATTGGCACTAATGTTTTCCCAGACGCAGATATTAAAATATTTCTTACTGCATCTGTAGAAGAAAGAGCAAAACGTAGATTGATAGACTATGAATCTCAAAAATTAGAAAATATTAGTATACACGAACTAAAAAAAGATATTAAAGCAAGAGATTATCAAGATAGTTATCGAAAAATCGCACCTCTCTGTAAAGCTACTGATGCTATTGAATTAAATACAGATGGGCTCACAGTTGAAGAAGTAACTTCTCAAATAATTCTCATATGTAAAAGCTATGTTGAATAA
- the fba gene encoding class II fructose-bisphosphate aldolase (catalyzes the reversible aldol condensation of dihydroxyacetonephosphate and glyceraldehyde 3-phosphate in the Calvin cycle, glycolysis, and/or gluconeogenesis), with amino-acid sequence MALVPMRLLLDHAAENNYGIPAFNVNNMEQILAIMQAADETNSPAILQASRGARKYAGENFLRHLILAAVESYPHIPIAMHQDHGNSPATCYSAIRNGFTSVMMDGSLEADGKTPASFDYNVRVTSEVVKVAHAVGSSVEGELGCLGSLETGQGEKEDGHGFEGTLSKEQLLTDPDEAVDFVENTEVDALAVAIGTSHGAYKFTRKPTGEVLAISLIEEIHKRLPNTHLVMHGSSSVPQEWLNIINQYGGKISETYGVPIEEIQKGIKSGVRKINIDTDNRLAITAAIRECFAKDPSNFDPRHFMKPSIGYMKTVCVDRYQKFWAAGNASKIKQMSLEDYAAKYSRNELTTSKKG; translated from the coding sequence ATGGCGCTTGTACCTATGCGGCTACTTTTAGATCATGCAGCAGAAAACAATTATGGTATTCCTGCATTCAATGTCAACAATATGGAACAGATATTAGCAATCATGCAGGCAGCAGACGAAACAAACAGTCCTGCAATTTTACAAGCCTCTCGTGGTGCCCGGAAGTATGCAGGAGAAAACTTTCTTCGTCATTTAATTCTTGCGGCAGTTGAAAGTTATCCTCATATTCCTATTGCTATGCATCAGGATCATGGGAATAGTCCTGCTACTTGTTATAGTGCAATTCGTAACGGATTTACTAGTGTAATGATGGACGGCTCATTAGAGGCAGACGGTAAAACTCCTGCTAGCTTTGACTATAACGTTCGTGTTACTTCTGAAGTAGTTAAAGTAGCTCATGCTGTAGGCTCTAGTGTGGAGGGCGAACTTGGGTGTTTAGGTTCGCTTGAGACTGGTCAAGGAGAAAAAGAAGATGGGCATGGATTTGAAGGAACTTTAAGTAAAGAGCAACTTCTTACTGATCCGGATGAAGCAGTAGATTTTGTTGAGAATACTGAAGTTGATGCCTTAGCTGTAGCTATTGGTACTAGTCATGGCGCTTACAAATTTACCCGTAAGCCTACTGGAGAAGTATTGGCTATTAGTCTTATTGAAGAAATACATAAACGTCTTCCTAATACTCACTTAGTCATGCATGGCTCTTCTTCTGTACCTCAAGAATGGTTAAATATAATTAATCAATATGGTGGGAAGATATCTGAAACATATGGTGTACCTATTGAAGAGATTCAAAAAGGCATAAAGAGCGGGGTTCGTAAAATCAATATTGATACTGACAATCGTTTAGCTATTACAGCGGCTATTCGTGAGTGCTTTGCAAAAGATCCTAGTAACTTTGATCCACGCCATTTTATGAAACCATCTATCGGCTATATGAAAACAGTCTGTGTTGATCGTTATCAAAAGTTTTGGGCTGCAGGTAATGCTAGCAAAATTAAACAGATGAGTCTTGAAGATTATGCCGCAAAATATTCTAGAAATGAGCTAACAACAAGTAAAAAAGGTTGA
- the cobT gene encoding nicotinate mononucleotide-dependent phosphoribosyltransferase CobT, whose translation MFYTYSEKSLANKWISTYDKFSPLFVCILGFTKTALIPNISLAGSTPEARKYTALADAEFLVKGISAPCKYPLPPLIQGVSPVFITRAIIDYCQIPLYLFNTGLPLNPSFPCINLKGKPANCLSSGKALPLELVINLFYEGLAWGEKLTENSNKKYLVLGECVVGGTTTALAVLKGLGINASQKVNSSYPYCNHSYKELIINEGFKKANHSFADAPINPFELIASIGDPMQITVAGMAISASLKTGLILAGGTQMLAVYQLIKIIVKTFHYKANLENILVGTTRWILEDKSGDILGLAKSIGGVPLLATQLNFSKSCYEQLQVYEKGYVKEGMGAGACAVASSISYNLTEKDLLSIVENLLKSYYI comes from the coding sequence ATGTTCTATACATATAGCGAGAAATCTTTAGCAAATAAATGGATTAGTACTTATGATAAATTTTCTCCTCTTTTCGTTTGTATTTTAGGATTCACCAAAACTGCTCTAATCCCAAATATTTCATTAGCAGGATCTACTCCAGAAGCTAGAAAATATACAGCATTAGCAGATGCAGAATTTTTAGTTAAAGGAATAAGTGCTCCATGTAAATATCCCTTACCACCTTTAATTCAAGGAGTTTCTCCTGTATTTATTACACGTGCAATTATTGATTACTGTCAGATTCCTTTATATTTATTCAATACTGGGTTGCCACTAAATCCATCTTTTCCTTGTATTAATTTAAAAGGAAAGCCGGCTAATTGTTTAAGTAGTGGCAAAGCATTACCCTTAGAGTTAGTTATTAATTTATTTTATGAAGGTCTAGCTTGGGGTGAAAAATTAACTGAGAATTCAAACAAAAAATATTTAGTTTTAGGTGAATGTGTTGTAGGTGGGACAACAACAGCATTGGCTGTGCTCAAAGGATTAGGGATTAATGCGTCACAGAAAGTTAATAGCAGTTATCCTTACTGCAATCATAGTTATAAAGAATTAATAATTAATGAGGGTTTTAAGAAAGCTAATCATAGTTTTGCTGATGCTCCAATCAACCCCTTCGAATTAATTGCTTCGATTGGAGATCCTATGCAAATTACTGTAGCTGGAATGGCAATTTCAGCTAGCTTAAAAACTGGTTTAATACTAGCAGGAGGTACACAAATGCTAGCAGTATATCAATTAATAAAAATTATTGTAAAAACATTTCACTATAAAGCAAACTTAGAAAATATTCTTGTAGGAACAACACGATGGATTTTAGAAGATAAGAGTGGAGATATATTAGGATTAGCAAAATCAATAGGAGGAGTTCCTTTACTAGCAACTCAATTAAATTTTTCTAAATCTTGCTATGAACAATTGCAGGTTTATGAGAAAGGATATGTTAAAGAAGGCATGGGTGCTGGAGCATGTGCTGTAGCTTCTAGCATTTCTTATAATTTAACAGAGAAAGATTTATTATCAATTGTTGAGAATCTTTTAAAAAGCTATTACATCTAA
- a CDS encoding iron-containing alcohol dehydrogenase family protein translates to MDYPSSDVIDYFSIAPAHIIKGENVISKIGENITHLGTRPLIVGGEKTLPITDNNLRTILKKHKEIVVVSKSYSPECSETSLKHLTSLVHEHKADVIIGVGGGKALDMAKILAYCNRLPIVTIPTSGATCAAWTALSNIYTHQGIFKYDVSLSRCPDILILDYSIIRTAPQRTLIAGIGDAIAKWYEASISLKNVNNRQVLTMTAIQQAKTIKNILLQKSYIAINNIYGKEWFEVVDACILLAGIVSGLGGSNCRTVAAHAVHNGLTNIKTVHTILHGEKVAYGILVQLRLEEIMQNSQLAAISRQQLLKFYQKIGLPRNLKELGLDKITKEELNLIAQIICRPDSDIHRLPFTVSSKQLLLAMRSTAQ, encoded by the coding sequence ATGGATTATCCATCCAGTGATGTCATTGATTATTTTTCAATTGCCCCTGCTCATATTATTAAAGGGGAAAACGTTATATCTAAAATTGGAGAAAATATTACTCATCTGGGTACTCGGCCTTTAATTGTTGGAGGAGAAAAAACCCTTCCTATTACTGATAATAATTTAAGAACTATTTTAAAAAAACATAAAGAGATAGTAGTTGTTTCTAAAAGTTATTCTCCTGAATGCTCTGAAACTTCTCTAAAACACCTCACCTCTTTAGTTCATGAACATAAAGCAGATGTAATTATTGGAGTTGGAGGAGGAAAAGCTCTTGATATGGCGAAAATATTAGCTTACTGCAATAGGTTACCAATAGTTACAATTCCTACCTCTGGTGCAACTTGTGCTGCATGGACTGCTTTATCTAATATATATACACATCAAGGTATATTTAAATACGATGTATCATTATCACGTTGTCCTGATATCTTAATATTAGACTATTCAATTATCAGAACAGCTCCTCAGAGAACTTTAATAGCCGGGATAGGAGATGCTATTGCTAAGTGGTATGAAGCATCAATTAGCCTGAAAAATGTTAATAATAGGCAAGTTTTAACAATGACGGCGATTCAACAGGCAAAAACCATAAAAAATATATTATTACAAAAATCTTATATAGCTATTAACAATATATATGGGAAAGAGTGGTTCGAAGTGGTTGATGCTTGTATATTATTAGCTGGTATAGTTAGTGGCTTAGGTGGTTCTAATTGTAGAACAGTAGCTGCGCATGCAGTTCATAATGGTTTAACTAATATTAAAACAGTACATACAATATTACATGGAGAAAAAGTAGCTTATGGTATTTTAGTCCAATTAAGATTGGAAGAAATAATGCAAAATAGTCAACTAGCAGCAATTTCGAGACAACAACTTTTAAAATTTTATCAAAAGATTGGTTTGCCACGAAATTTAAAAGAATTAGGATTAGATAAAATAACAAAAGAAGAATTAAATCTTATAGCTCAAATAATTTGTCGTCCAGATTCTGATATTCATCGACTACCTTTTACTGTATCCTCAAAACAATTATTATTAGCAATGAGATCAACAGCGCAATAA
- a CDS encoding single-stranded DNA-binding protein codes for MNSFILMAKVISNPELRYTSDTQKEVTQMLVEFEGGRLEDSFRTLKIVGWGNLAANMKTNCHEGDMLVIEGRLSTNTFERKEGFKEKRVELVASNFYPIHKSSSPDNSNNSNVNLDMYQSEDDSNYNPEQLNSSVTVAENDDPIPF; via the coding sequence ATGAACAGTTTTATTTTAATGGCTAAAGTTATTAGTAATCCTGAATTAAGATATACTTCAGATACTCAAAAAGAAGTGACTCAGATGCTTGTAGAGTTTGAAGGCGGTCGTTTGGAAGACTCGTTTCGCACTTTAAAAATTGTAGGTTGGGGTAATCTAGCTGCTAATATGAAAACAAATTGTCATGAAGGTGATATGTTAGTAATTGAGGGTAGATTATCTACTAATACCTTTGAACGTAAAGAAGGATTTAAAGAAAAGAGAGTTGAATTAGTGGCATCAAATTTTTATCCTATTCATAAATCTTCTAGTCCAGATAATTCAAATAACTCTAATGTAAATTTAGATATGTATCAAAGTGAAGATGATAGTAACTATAATCCAGAACAATTAAATAGTAGTGTTACAGTTGCTGAGAATGATGATCCAATTCCTTTTTAG
- a CDS encoding inorganic diphosphatase — protein MDLKLIPAQPKLGLVNILVEIPAGSKNKYEFDRNMQSFTLEKVLHTSVHYPYDYGFIPNTIAEDGDPLDGMVIMDQPTFPGCIIASRPIGMLEIIDGKKYDQKILCIPDKDVRFDYVKSLNDIDTHRLDEIAEFFRTYTNLEKKTTKILGWKNIEAVSSLIQKCIRNN, from the coding sequence ATGGATTTGAAACTCATCCCTGCTCAGCCTAAATTAGGTTTAGTTAATATCTTAGTAGAAATTCCTGCAGGAAGTAAGAACAAGTATGAATTTGATAGAAACATGCAATCTTTTACTTTAGAGAAGGTATTGCATACCTCTGTACATTATCCTTATGATTACGGTTTTATTCCAAATACAATAGCAGAAGATGGAGATCCTTTAGATGGAATGGTAATCATGGACCAACCAACTTTTCCTGGATGCATAATTGCTTCACGACCTATTGGAATGCTTGAAATAATTGATGGAAAGAAATACGATCAGAAAATTTTATGCATTCCTGATAAAGATGTACGTTTTGATTATGTAAAGTCTTTAAATGATATTGATACTCATCGTTTAGATGAAATTGCTGAATTCTTCCGGACTTATACAAACCTTGAAAAAAAGACTACAAAAATTCTAGGTTGGAAAAATATAGAAGCTGTTTCTTCTCTAATTCAAAAGTGTATTAGGAATAACTAA
- a CDS encoding NAD(P)H-quinone oxidoreductase subunit M, giving the protein MLVKYTTRHIRIFTAEIKENELVENDKILTLDIDPDNEFVWNEDILEKVYRRFDELIESSSGEDLTDYNLNYIGSSLEDFIRDLLQKGEISYNLEGRSPNYSMGLPRVKNLETEGKYHL; this is encoded by the coding sequence ATGTTAGTTAAATATACTACTCGACATATCCGAATCTTTACAGCTGAAATCAAAGAAAATGAGTTGGTTGAAAATGATAAAATACTTACTCTAGATATTGATCCTGACAATGAATTTGTTTGGAATGAAGATATTTTAGAAAAAGTTTACCGTAGATTTGATGAACTAATAGAATCTTCTAGTGGAGAAGATTTAACTGATTATAATCTCAATTATATTGGCTCATCTTTAGAAGACTTTATTCGTGATCTTTTACAAAAAGGTGAAATTAGTTATAACTTAGAGGGACGTTCTCCAAATTATAGTATGGGATTACCTAGAGTTAAAAATCTAGAAACCGAAGGTAAGTACCATCTATAA
- a CDS encoding ABC transporter permease, translating into MRLGIAITLFWLFIALFSPLLQIIGVLQDPTELLSNMPREAPSISHLLGTDIRGYDVLSRTLIGSQAALKVVFLSTIFSLVIGVPSGLISGYLGGKLDKFLMFLMDTIYTIPGLLLSVTLSFILGKGIVNIAIAVSIAYVPQYYRIIRNHTNSIKNQLFIEAAQAIGATPRTILYRYLFLNVIQNVPVVFTLNAADAILVLGGLGFLGLGLPEEVAEWGHDLKEALPSLSTGIWWTTLFPGLAMTSMVVGLSLIGEGISEIFIPSLRNENK; encoded by the coding sequence ATGCGCCTAGGCATAGCAATAACACTTTTTTGGTTATTTATTGCATTATTTTCGCCACTTTTACAAATAATAGGTGTTTTGCAGGATCCCACAGAGTTGTTAAGTAACATGCCAAGAGAAGCTCCTAGTATAAGCCATTTACTAGGTACTGATATTAGAGGTTATGATGTATTGTCAAGAACATTAATAGGCTCACAAGCTGCCTTGAAAGTTGTATTTCTTTCAACTATTTTTTCTTTAGTTATAGGTGTGCCATCTGGATTAATTAGCGGATATCTAGGGGGAAAGTTAGATAAATTTCTTATGTTTCTGATGGATACTATTTACACTATTCCTGGATTATTACTATCTGTTACCCTATCTTTTATTTTAGGAAAAGGTATAGTTAATATTGCAATTGCAGTAAGCATTGCTTACGTTCCTCAGTATTATCGTATCATACGTAATCATACGAATAGTATCAAAAATCAACTATTTATTGAAGCAGCACAAGCTATAGGAGCTACTCCTCGAACCATTCTATATCGCTATTTATTTTTAAATGTTATTCAAAATGTTCCTGTAGTTTTTACGTTAAATGCTGCAGATGCCATCTTGGTATTAGGAGGATTAGGGTTTTTAGGCTTGGGATTGCCTGAAGAAGTAGCAGAGTGGGGTCATGATCTTAAAGAGGCACTACCAAGTTTATCTACAGGAATATGGTGGACTACTTTATTCCCAGGACTTGCGATGACATCAATGGTGGTCGGATTATCACTTATTGGTGAAGGAATTAGTGAAATATTCATACCCTCTTTACGTAATGAAAATAAATGA
- the thiL gene encoding thiamine-phosphate kinase: MRVKDIGEQKLLEQIKSFCSENLIGDDGAVLSIDPLQKIVVTTDVLVDGVHFSDKTTPPSSVGWRSVAANLSDLAAMGAAPVAITIGLAIPKELPIKWIKSLYSGINIMLNKYNIPIVGGDLCHSPVKTISITAIGKVYPNHIIKRSTAKPNQVILVTGHHGMSRAGLEILSNPRLARDLNKDIRLKFINAHQNPQPRLDVLPYLWNTMKTHKIAGMDSSDGLADAIIKICQMSNVGAEIEQSKIPMIAKLSKWIPKEEALRWVLYGGEDFELVLCLPQEIALKLLPQLGENAHIIGKITQKKSVTLLNDNSEDLPLDLSKGFQHFY; the protein is encoded by the coding sequence ATGAGAGTTAAAGATATTGGAGAACAAAAGCTTTTAGAACAGATAAAATCATTTTGCTCTGAAAATCTTATTGGTGATGATGGAGCAGTTCTATCCATAGACCCTCTGCAAAAAATAGTAGTTACAACTGATGTTCTCGTTGATGGAGTACATTTTAGTGACAAAACGACTCCTCCTAGCTCAGTTGGATGGCGTTCTGTAGCTGCAAATTTGTCAGATTTGGCTGCTATGGGGGCTGCTCCAGTCGCGATTACTATAGGGTTAGCAATACCTAAAGAATTACCAATTAAATGGATAAAGTCTTTATATAGTGGAATAAATATTATGTTAAATAAATATAATATACCTATAGTAGGAGGAGATCTTTGTCATTCTCCTGTAAAAACAATTAGCATAACTGCTATAGGTAAAGTATATCCTAATCATATTATTAAACGATCTACAGCTAAGCCAAATCAAGTAATTCTTGTTACAGGTCACCATGGAATGTCAAGAGCAGGGCTGGAAATACTTTCTAATCCAAGATTGGCAAGAGATTTAAATAAAGATATACGGTTAAAATTTATCAATGCCCATCAAAATCCTCAACCTCGTTTAGATGTTTTACCTTATCTTTGGAATACTATGAAAACTCATAAAATAGCAGGAATGGATAGTAGTGACGGTTTGGCAGATGCAATTATCAAAATATGTCAGATGAGTAACGTTGGGGCAGAGATAGAACAATCAAAAATTCCCATGATAGCTAAATTATCTAAATGGATACCTAAGGAAGAAGCACTAAGATGGGTTTTATATGGAGGAGAAGACTTTGAACTAGTGTTGTGTTTACCTCAAGAGATAGCTCTTAAACTACTTCCTCAGTTAGGGGAAAATGCTCATATTATCGGCAAAATAACTCAAAAAAAATCTGTCACTTTACTGAATGATAATTCAGAAGATTTACCTTTAGACCTCTCTAAAGGATTTCAACATTTTTATTAG